One Candidatus Methylomirabilota bacterium genomic region harbors:
- a CDS encoding FadR/GntR family transcriptional regulator: protein MANTEGRGGPVKAGREMGIEPIKSIRIYEEIVRQIKAMIAEGRLKSGDQLPPERDLAEKFVVSRTSVREALRALESLGLVEVRPGEGTFVKKISVEALIAPLALVILSQREAIGELFEARRLLEPSIAALAARRATPDELQEMARILAEQAKEVAAGRTGLTQDGQFHAAIASAARNQAITRIVHAIMDLLAQIREESLNTPGRPTRSHQDHRRVLEAISRRDDAAAAQAMRDHLVAVEALVLGPGARGKPKGAR, encoded by the coding sequence ACACGGAGGGCCGGGGCGGGCCGGTCAAGGCGGGGCGGGAGATGGGCATCGAACCCATCAAGTCGATCCGCATCTACGAAGAGATCGTCCGACAGATCAAGGCGATGATCGCCGAGGGCCGGCTCAAGAGCGGCGATCAGCTGCCGCCCGAACGCGATCTGGCCGAAAAGTTCGTCGTGAGCCGCACGTCCGTGCGCGAGGCGCTGCGGGCGCTGGAGAGCCTGGGGCTGGTCGAGGTCCGACCCGGCGAGGGCACCTTCGTCAAGAAGATCTCGGTCGAGGCGCTCATCGCGCCCCTGGCCCTGGTCATCCTGTCGCAGCGCGAGGCCATCGGCGAGCTGTTCGAGGCGCGGCGCCTGCTCGAGCCCTCGATCGCCGCCCTGGCGGCCCGCCGGGCGACGCCCGACGAGCTGCAGGAGATGGCGCGGATCCTCGCGGAGCAGGCCAAGGAGGTCGCGGCCGGGCGCACCGGGCTCACGCAGGACGGGCAGTTCCACGCGGCGATCGCCTCCGCCGCCCGCAACCAGGCGATCACCCGCATCGTGCACGCCATCATGGATCTGCTCGCGCAGATCCGCGAGGAATCGCTCAATACGCCGGGGCGCCCGACGCGGTCGCATCAGGATCACCGTCGCGTCCTCGAGGCGATCAGCCGGCGCGACGACGCCGCGGCCGCCCAGGCGATGCGCGATCACCTGGTGGCGGTCGAGGCGCTGGTGCTGGGTCCGGGCGCCCGGGGCAAGCCGAAGGGCGCACGCTGA